A single Cnuibacter physcomitrellae DNA region contains:
- the prmC gene encoding peptide chain release factor N(5)-glutamine methyltransferase, translating to MSALVEQGTAADRPVTVRTLVERSARILEAARVPDPRVDAELLVGHVLDASRGRVQSLSVTDAPVSAEEAVAIAEVVERRAAREPLQHILGVAWFRTLELSVGPGVFVPRPETESVAQIAIDAVRAVVPADRPPLAVDLGTGSGALALSIASEVPHAEVVGVENSPRAFVWAKENLARTGVQNARLVFADLADALPDLDGRVDVVVSNPPYVPIGAIPRDPEVRLFDPEAALYGGQDGLDVVRRVSATARRLLREGGTVVIEHGELQGESIRALLTADGFRAASTQRDLTGRDRTTTALR from the coding sequence GTGAGCGCTCTCGTCGAGCAGGGCACCGCGGCCGACCGGCCGGTGACCGTACGGACCCTCGTGGAGCGCTCGGCGCGCATCCTCGAGGCCGCGCGGGTACCCGATCCCCGGGTCGACGCGGAGCTCCTGGTCGGCCACGTGCTCGACGCCTCGCGCGGGCGGGTGCAGTCGCTGTCGGTCACGGATGCGCCGGTGTCGGCCGAGGAGGCCGTCGCGATCGCCGAGGTGGTCGAGCGTCGCGCGGCTCGCGAGCCGCTTCAGCACATCCTCGGCGTGGCCTGGTTCCGCACGCTCGAGCTGTCCGTGGGCCCCGGCGTCTTCGTCCCGCGCCCCGAGACCGAGTCCGTGGCGCAGATCGCGATCGACGCGGTGCGCGCGGTCGTCCCGGCCGACCGACCGCCCCTCGCCGTCGACCTCGGGACGGGAAGCGGCGCGCTCGCGCTGTCGATCGCCTCCGAGGTCCCGCACGCCGAGGTGGTCGGGGTAGAGAACTCGCCGCGGGCGTTCGTCTGGGCGAAGGAGAACCTCGCCAGGACCGGCGTGCAGAACGCACGACTGGTCTTCGCCGATCTCGCGGACGCTCTGCCCGACCTCGACGGTCGTGTCGACGTCGTCGTCTCGAACCCGCCGTACGTCCCGATCGGCGCGATCCCGCGCGATCCCGAGGTGCGGCTCTTCGACCCCGAGGCCGCGCTCTACGGCGGACAGGACGGTCTCGACGTGGTCCGTCGCGTCTCGGCCACAGCGCGCAGACTCCTCCGCGAGGGCGGGACGGTCGTGATCGAGCACGGCGAGCTGCAGGGCGAGTCGATCCGCGCGCTCCTCACCGCCGACGGCTTCCGGGCCGCGTCGACACAGCGCGATCTCACCGGACGCGACCGCACCACGACCGCACTGCGCTGA
- a CDS encoding F0F1 ATP synthase subunit B codes for MLHAVIAAGEAEVQNPLIPQVYDIVWSLVCFIVILVFFWWKVLPRMKKLLDERGAAIEGNIAKADEAQREAEAALEQYTAQLAEARVEASRIREQARTDAQRIGSEITANAQAEAERVKANAQVAIEAERQAAFTSLRTEVGTLAIDLASNVVGETLTDDQKATALVDRFLADLEASESGKAGKN; via the coding sequence ATGCTCCACGCAGTCATCGCTGCGGGGGAGGCGGAAGTTCAGAATCCGCTGATCCCCCAGGTGTACGACATCGTCTGGTCGCTGGTGTGCTTCATCGTCATCCTGGTGTTCTTCTGGTGGAAGGTCCTTCCCCGCATGAAGAAGCTCCTCGACGAGCGAGGCGCGGCGATCGAGGGCAACATCGCGAAGGCCGACGAGGCCCAGCGCGAGGCCGAGGCCGCGCTCGAGCAGTACACCGCTCAGCTGGCCGAGGCGCGCGTCGAGGCGTCGCGCATCCGCGAGCAGGCACGCACCGACGCCCAGCGCATCGGCTCGGAGATCACCGCGAACGCGCAGGCCGAGGCCGAGCGCGTGAAGGCGAACGCCCAGGTCGCGATCGAGGCCGAGCGCCAGGCGGCGTTCACCTCGCTGCGCACCGAGGTGGGCACCCTGGCGATCGACCTCGCGTCGAACGTCGTTGGGGAGACCCTCACCGACGACCAGAAGGCCACCGCCCTCGTCGACCGCTTCCTGGCCGACCTCGAGGCATCCGAGTCCGGCAAGGCAGGGAAGAACTAG
- the atpB gene encoding F0F1 ATP synthase subunit A produces METSDDGGFHAPSIGEFFPPAIFFEGTPFEITRIILIRFLAAAVLILLFWIGTRRMRVVPGRFQSVIEMGLDFARVNIAEDLLGKKDGRRFLPLITTMFFTVLFFNITGIIPFLNISANATIAMPMVLAIVAWLAFMYAGIKKHPGAFFKNALFPPGVPWPLYIIVTPIEFVSTFILRPVTLTLRLLMNMVVGHLLLVLFFSATWFFFFNAGGLWSLFGVGTLAFGFVFTLFEILVAVLQAYVFALLTTVYIQLALADEH; encoded by the coding sequence ATGGAGACCTCCGATGATGGTGGCTTCCACGCTCCGTCGATCGGCGAGTTCTTCCCCCCGGCGATCTTCTTCGAGGGCACCCCCTTCGAGATCACCCGGATCATCCTCATCCGCTTCCTTGCGGCCGCGGTGCTGATCCTGCTCTTCTGGATCGGTACACGGCGGATGCGCGTCGTTCCCGGCCGCTTCCAGAGCGTGATCGAGATGGGCCTCGACTTCGCCCGGGTGAACATCGCGGAGGACCTCCTCGGCAAGAAGGACGGTCGGCGCTTCCTGCCGCTGATCACCACCATGTTCTTCACGGTGCTGTTCTTCAACATCACCGGGATCATCCCGTTCCTGAACATCTCGGCGAACGCCACGATCGCCATGCCGATGGTGTTGGCCATCGTGGCCTGGCTCGCCTTCATGTACGCCGGCATCAAGAAGCACCCGGGGGCGTTCTTCAAGAACGCGCTGTTCCCGCCGGGCGTGCCCTGGCCGCTCTACATCATCGTCACGCCGATCGAGTTCGTGTCGACGTTCATCCTCCGCCCGGTCACGCTGACCCTGCGACTCCTGATGAACATGGTCGTCGGCCACCTCCTGCTGGTGCTCTTCTTCTCCGCGACCTGGTTCTTCTTCTTCAACGCGGGTGGCCTGTGGTCGCTGTTCGGCGTCGGCACGCTGGCATTCGGCTTCGTCTTCACCCTGTTCGAGATCCTGGTCGCGGTGCTCCAGGCCTACGTCTTCGCTCTTCTCACCACGGTCTACATCCAGCTCGCGCTGGCTGACGAACACTAG
- a CDS encoding L-threonylcarbamoyladenylate synthase — protein MAQTYDCAVPADLLTGMRLARAALGRGELVVLPTDTVYGVAADAFDPRAVQRLLDAKGRTRQSPPPVLIPGVATLEALATGIPDVARELVERFWPGGLTVILTATPSLAWDLGETHGTVALRMPDDSIALELLAETGPLAVSSANLTGRPPAPTAADAVGMLGDSVAVYLDGGVRPDPSREREGEEPSSTIVDLTTPDVVRIVRQGAISRARIEEVVGDRLAPGPA, from the coding sequence ATGGCACAGACGTACGACTGCGCGGTTCCCGCCGACCTGCTGACCGGGATGCGCCTCGCGCGAGCCGCGCTCGGGCGAGGCGAGCTCGTCGTCCTCCCCACCGACACCGTCTACGGCGTCGCCGCCGACGCGTTCGACCCGCGCGCGGTCCAGCGCCTGCTCGACGCCAAGGGTCGCACCAGGCAGTCCCCGCCGCCGGTCCTCATCCCGGGCGTCGCCACCCTGGAGGCGCTCGCCACCGGGATCCCCGACGTCGCGCGAGAGCTGGTCGAGCGCTTCTGGCCGGGCGGCCTCACCGTGATCCTCACCGCGACGCCGTCGCTGGCGTGGGATCTGGGGGAGACCCACGGCACGGTCGCCCTCCGCATGCCCGACGACTCGATCGCCCTCGAGCTCCTCGCCGAGACGGGTCCGCTCGCCGTGTCGAGCGCCAACCTCACCGGACGGCCGCCGGCGCCCACCGCGGCCGACGCGGTCGGGATGCTCGGCGACAGCGTCGCCGTCTACCTCGACGGGGGAGTGCGCCCGGATCCCTCACGCGAGCGGGAGGGCGAGGAGCCGTCGTCGACGATCGTCGACCTCACCACGCCTGACGTCGTCCGCATCGTGCGCCAGGGTGCGATCTCCCGGGCGCGGATCGAGGAGGTCGTGGGCGACCGTCTGGCGCCTGGGCCGGCCTGA
- the atpA gene encoding F0F1 ATP synthase subunit alpha, whose translation MAELTIRPDEIRDALKDFVAAYEPSKASTTEVGYVIDAADGIAHVEGLPGVMANELIRFSDGTLGLAQNLDEDEIGVIVLGEFSGIEEGQEVTRTGEVLSVPVGDGYLGRVVDPLGNPIDGLGEIATEGRRELELQAPGVMQRKSVHEPLQTGIKAIDAMIPVGRGQRQLIIGDRQTGKTAIAIDTIINQKANWESGDVDKQVRCIYVAIGQKGSTIASVKGALEDAGAMEYTTIVASPASDPAGFKYLAPYTGSAIGQHWMYGGKHVLIIFDDLSKQAEAYRAVSLLLRRPPGREAYPGDVFYLHSRLLERCAKLSDELGHGSMTGLPIIETKANDVSAYIPTNVISITDGQIFLQSDLFNANQRPAVDVGISVSRVGGDAQVKSIKKVSGTLKLELAQYRSLEAFAMFASDLDAASRRQLARGARLTELLKQPQYSPFPVEQQVVSIWAGTNGKLDEVPVEDILRFEAELLDYLGRNTEILTTLRDTNVLDDDTVAALEKAVDDFKLEFQTGEGKPLASVGKEQFEATDPEDVNQEKIVKGRR comes from the coding sequence ATGGCTGAACTCACAATCCGCCCCGATGAGATCCGCGACGCCCTCAAGGACTTCGTCGCGGCCTACGAGCCCAGCAAGGCCTCGACCACCGAGGTCGGCTACGTGATCGACGCCGCCGACGGCATCGCTCACGTCGAGGGCCTGCCCGGCGTCATGGCCAACGAGCTGATCCGGTTCTCCGACGGCACCCTGGGCCTGGCCCAGAACCTCGACGAGGACGAGATCGGCGTCATCGTGCTGGGCGAGTTCTCCGGCATCGAGGAGGGCCAGGAGGTCACCCGCACGGGCGAGGTGCTCTCCGTGCCCGTGGGCGACGGCTACCTCGGCCGCGTGGTCGACCCGCTGGGCAACCCGATCGACGGCCTCGGCGAGATCGCCACGGAGGGTCGCCGTGAGCTCGAGCTCCAGGCGCCCGGCGTCATGCAGCGCAAGTCGGTGCACGAGCCGCTGCAGACCGGCATCAAGGCGATCGACGCGATGATCCCGGTCGGCCGCGGTCAGCGCCAGCTGATCATCGGCGACCGCCAGACCGGCAAGACCGCGATCGCGATCGACACGATCATCAACCAGAAGGCGAACTGGGAGTCCGGCGACGTCGACAAGCAGGTGCGCTGCATCTACGTCGCGATCGGCCAGAAGGGCTCGACCATCGCCTCGGTGAAGGGCGCGCTCGAGGACGCCGGTGCGATGGAGTACACCACCATCGTCGCCTCCCCGGCCTCCGACCCCGCGGGCTTCAAGTACCTCGCCCCCTACACCGGCTCGGCCATCGGCCAGCACTGGATGTACGGCGGCAAGCACGTCCTGATCATCTTCGACGACCTGTCGAAGCAGGCCGAGGCCTACCGCGCCGTGTCGCTCCTCCTCCGTCGTCCGCCGGGACGCGAGGCGTACCCCGGCGACGTCTTCTACCTGCACTCGCGTCTGCTCGAGCGCTGCGCGAAGCTGTCCGACGAGCTCGGACACGGCTCGATGACCGGTCTCCCGATCATCGAGACCAAGGCGAATGACGTCTCGGCGTACATCCCGACCAACGTGATCTCGATCACCGACGGCCAGATCTTCCTGCAGTCCGACCTCTTCAACGCCAACCAGCGTCCCGCGGTCGACGTCGGCATCTCGGTGTCCCGCGTCGGTGGTGACGCCCAGGTGAAGTCGATCAAGAAGGTCTCCGGCACGCTCAAGCTCGAGCTCGCCCAGTACCGCTCGCTCGAGGCGTTCGCGATGTTCGCCTCCGACCTCGACGCCGCGTCGCGTCGTCAGCTCGCCCGAGGCGCCCGCCTCACCGAGCTGCTGAAGCAGCCGCAGTACTCGCCGTTCCCGGTGGAGCAGCAGGTCGTCTCGATCTGGGCGGGCACCAACGGCAAGCTCGACGAGGTCCCGGTGGAGGACATCCTCCGCTTCGAGGCCGAGCTGCTCGACTACCTCGGTCGCAACACCGAGATCCTCACCACCCTCCGCGACACCAACGTGCTCGACGACGACACCGTCGCCGCGCTCGAGAAGGCGGTCGACGACTTCAAGCTCGAGTTCCAGACGGGCGAGGGCAAGCCGCTCGCCTCGGTGGGCAAGGAGCAGTTCGAGGCGACCGATCCGGAGGACGTCAACCAGGAGAAGATCGTGAAGGGGCGCCGCTAA
- a CDS encoding F0F1 ATP synthase subunit delta, whose product MGSATRVALEEAEARLASLASGVDLATGEELFAAGRVIGDSAQLRGALSDPAIDGSAKTALVRRLFGGFGSSSLELLSTIVSSRWSTQSEFLGGIEEIGIRAVAASAPSSAAIDAELFEFGRAVASDAGLELALGSKLGATDQKLALVDRLLRGKASEQTVAIVRQLIGSPRGRRVGELLRYASTVVADQAGSLVATVSSAVPLSEAQLSRLEGVLASQYGRPVRSNAVVDPRVIGGIRIRIGDDVIDGSVATRLNDLRLQLAG is encoded by the coding sequence ATGGGAAGCGCGACCAGAGTTGCCCTCGAGGAGGCTGAGGCCCGCCTGGCGAGCCTCGCCTCGGGGGTCGATCTGGCCACGGGAGAAGAGCTCTTCGCCGCTGGCCGGGTCATCGGCGATTCCGCACAGCTCCGAGGAGCCCTCTCCGACCCCGCCATCGACGGCTCTGCGAAGACCGCGCTGGTGAGGCGGCTGTTCGGCGGGTTCGGTTCGAGCTCGCTCGAGCTGCTCTCGACGATCGTCTCCAGCAGGTGGTCCACGCAGAGCGAGTTCCTCGGCGGCATCGAGGAGATCGGCATCCGTGCCGTCGCCGCGTCCGCGCCGTCGTCCGCGGCCATCGACGCCGAGCTCTTCGAGTTCGGCCGCGCGGTCGCGAGCGACGCGGGGCTCGAGCTGGCGCTCGGCAGCAAGCTCGGCGCCACCGATCAGAAGCTCGCGCTCGTCGATCGACTGCTCCGGGGCAAGGCCTCCGAGCAGACCGTCGCCATCGTGCGTCAGCTCATCGGATCGCCCCGCGGTCGACGGGTGGGGGAGTTGCTCCGCTACGCCTCGACCGTCGTCGCCGACCAGGCCGGTTCGCTGGTGGCCACGGTCAGCAGCGCGGTCCCGTTGTCGGAGGCCCAGCTCTCGCGCCTCGAAGGCGTCCTCGCGAGCCAGTACGGCCGCCCCGTCCGGAGCAACGCCGTCGTCGACCCCAGGGTCATCGGGGGAATCCGCATCCGGATCGGCGATGATGTCATCGACGGCAGCGTCGCCACGCGGCTCAACGATCTCAGACTCCAGCTCGCCGGCTAG
- a CDS encoding MraY family glycosyltransferase → MRFYLLVALVSAIVTFGLAWLIYKLSIRYRLYPKIRERDVHTRPTPRLGGIAMFLGLLGGIAVASQISWFRLVFAEPGQLYAILGSALIIVVIGVADDIYDLSWFTKLAGQILAAGLLAWQGVQIVSLPIGGITVGSSTMSLFITIVAVVLVMNAVNFIDGLDGLVAGVALIANGVFFLYSYLLAQETSPTDYFNLASMVTAVLIGACAGFLPLNFRPAKLFMGDSGAMLVGLLMATSAISVTGQIDPATIGRSQLLPAFLPILLPFAILVIPLLDFTLAVARRLRAGKSPFAADRKHLHHRLLDMGHSHLRAVLIFYSWTAVISFGCLLLFVVQPYWVAFIFLGLGLVVCAVVTLLPLSSRYRRRVAVSHAGQSGAVSLPEPPLAANPDPEESPS, encoded by the coding sequence ATGCGGTTCTACCTCCTCGTCGCCCTCGTCTCCGCGATCGTCACCTTCGGGCTCGCGTGGCTGATCTACAAGCTGAGCATCCGCTACCGTCTGTACCCCAAGATCCGCGAACGCGACGTGCACACGCGCCCGACGCCGCGCCTGGGCGGCATCGCGATGTTCCTCGGGCTCCTCGGCGGCATCGCCGTAGCGTCGCAGATCAGCTGGTTCCGGTTGGTCTTCGCCGAGCCCGGGCAGCTGTACGCCATCCTCGGTTCGGCGCTGATCATCGTGGTGATCGGCGTCGCCGACGACATCTACGATCTGTCCTGGTTCACCAAGCTCGCCGGCCAGATCCTCGCGGCGGGTCTGCTCGCCTGGCAGGGCGTGCAGATCGTCTCGCTGCCGATCGGCGGCATCACCGTCGGATCGAGCACGATGTCGCTCTTCATCACGATCGTCGCGGTGGTGCTCGTCATGAACGCCGTCAACTTCATCGACGGTCTCGACGGCCTGGTGGCCGGCGTCGCGCTCATCGCCAACGGCGTCTTCTTCCTCTACAGCTACCTGCTGGCGCAGGAGACCTCGCCGACCGACTACTTCAACCTCGCCTCGATGGTGACCGCGGTGCTGATCGGCGCCTGCGCCGGCTTCCTGCCGCTGAACTTCCGGCCGGCCAAGCTCTTCATGGGCGACTCCGGCGCGATGCTCGTCGGCCTCCTCATGGCCACGAGCGCGATCTCGGTCACCGGTCAGATCGATCCTGCGACGATCGGCCGCTCGCAGCTGCTCCCGGCCTTCCTGCCGATCCTCCTGCCCTTCGCGATCCTCGTCATCCCGCTCCTCGACTTCACCCTCGCCGTGGCGAGGCGACTGCGCGCGGGGAAGAGCCCCTTCGCCGCCGATCGCAAGCACCTCCACCACCGCCTGCTCGACATGGGGCACTCCCACCTGCGGGCCGTGCTCATCTTCTACTCGTGGACCGCGGTCATCTCGTTCGGCTGCCTCCTGCTGTTCGTGGTGCAGCCGTACTGGGTCGCCTTCATCTTCCTGGGGCTGGGGCTCGTCGTCTGCGCCGTCGTCACCCTGCTCCCGCTCAGCTCGCGCTACCGTCGACGTGTGGCCGTGAGCCATGCCGGCCAGTCCGGAGCCGTCTCCCTGCCTGAACCGCCGCTGGCGGCGAACCCCGACCCCGAGGAGTCCCCATCGTGA
- the atpE gene encoding ATP synthase F0 subunit C, translated as MDATLLAEVNGNLATVGYGLAAIGPAIGVGIVVGKTIEGVARQPELAGRLQVLMYIGIAFTEALAFIGIATGFIFT; from the coding sequence GTGGATGCAACCCTCCTCGCAGAGGTCAACGGCAACCTCGCCACCGTCGGCTACGGCCTCGCGGCCATCGGTCCCGCCATCGGCGTGGGCATCGTCGTCGGCAAGACCATCGAGGGCGTCGCCCGTCAGCCCGAGCTGGCCGGCCGCCTCCAGGTCCTGATGTACATCGGTATCGCGTTCACCGAGGCCCTGGCCTTCATCGGTATCGCCACCGGCTTCATCTTCACCTGA
- the prfA gene encoding peptide chain release factor 1, with protein MFDSVEGLIAEHEDLQQQLADPELHADAARAKKVNRRYAELSRIVAAHTAWRQASDDLEAAQELARDDSAFAEEIPALQEQLSESEERLRRLLIPRDPDDGRDVIMEIKAGEGGAESMLFAADLLRMYLHYAASKGWKTELLERTESDLGGYKDVQVAIKGSSTDPSEGVWAHLKYEGGVHRVQRVPATESQGRIHTSAAGVLVFPEVDEPEEVDINQNDLKIDVFRSSGPGGQSVNTTDSAVRITHLPSGIVVSMQNEKSQLQNREAAMRVLRARLLAKQQEELDAEASAARKSQIRTVDRSERIRTYNFPENRIADHRTGYKAYNLDAVMDGALEPLIQSAITADEESRLAAVGTES; from the coding sequence GTGTTCGACTCGGTCGAAGGGCTGATCGCCGAACACGAGGACCTGCAGCAGCAGCTGGCCGACCCCGAGCTCCACGCCGATGCGGCGCGGGCGAAGAAGGTCAACCGCCGTTACGCGGAGCTCAGTCGCATCGTCGCCGCGCACACCGCGTGGCGGCAGGCGTCCGACGACCTCGAGGCCGCTCAGGAGCTCGCCAGGGACGACTCGGCGTTCGCCGAGGAGATACCGGCCCTGCAGGAGCAGCTGTCGGAGTCCGAGGAGCGCCTGCGCCGTCTGCTGATCCCGCGCGATCCCGACGACGGACGCGACGTCATCATGGAGATCAAGGCCGGTGAGGGCGGCGCGGAGAGCATGCTCTTCGCGGCCGACCTCCTGCGCATGTACCTCCACTACGCCGCGTCGAAGGGCTGGAAGACCGAGCTCCTCGAGCGCACCGAGAGCGATCTGGGCGGCTACAAGGACGTCCAGGTGGCCATCAAGGGGTCCTCGACCGACCCCTCCGAGGGTGTTTGGGCGCACCTGAAGTACGAGGGCGGCGTGCACCGGGTGCAGCGCGTGCCGGCCACCGAGTCGCAGGGTCGCATCCACACCTCCGCCGCCGGAGTCCTCGTCTTCCCCGAGGTCGACGAGCCGGAGGAGGTCGACATCAATCAGAACGACCTCAAGATCGACGTCTTCCGATCGAGCGGCCCCGGTGGTCAGTCGGTCAACACCACCGACTCCGCCGTGCGCATCACGCACCTGCCGAGCGGCATCGTCGTGTCGATGCAGAACGAGAAGAGCCAGCTGCAGAACCGCGAGGCGGCGATGCGCGTGCTCCGCGCCCGGCTCCTCGCCAAGCAGCAGGAGGAGCTCGACGCGGAGGCGTCGGCGGCCCGCAAGAGCCAGATCCGCACGGTCGACCGCTCCGAGCGCATCCGGACATACAACTTCCCGGAGAACCGCATCGCGGATCACCGCACCGGATACAAGGCGTACAACCTGGATGCGGTCATGGACGGTGCTCTCGAGCCGCTGATCCAGTCGGCGATCACCGCCGACGAGGAGAGCCGCCTGGCCGCGGTGGGCACCGAGTCGTGA
- a CDS encoding F0F1 ATP synthase subunit gamma: MGAQLRVYRQRIRSAQTTKKITKAMELIAASRIQKAQARVAASSPYSRAVTRAVSAVATYSNVEHVLTTEPERIERSAILILSSDRGLAGAFNSQVLREAEELAELLRSQGKEVVYYLVGRKAAGYFTFRRRASEQQWVGETDVPEFDLAKSIGDRLLEDFLKPASEGGVDEIHIVYNRFVSMLTQTPEVVRLLPLEVVEGAEEPTAQVLPLYEFEPDVGTVLDALLPVYIESRIFNALLQSAAAKQAATQKAMKAASDNADTLILNYTRLANNARQSEITQQISEIVGGADALSHTKK; encoded by the coding sequence ATGGGAGCGCAGCTTCGGGTCTACCGGCAGAGGATTCGCTCTGCCCAGACGACCAAGAAGATCACGAAGGCGATGGAGCTCATCGCCGCCTCGCGCATCCAGAAGGCCCAGGCTCGCGTGGCGGCGTCGTCCCCGTACTCCCGTGCGGTGACGCGCGCCGTCTCGGCGGTCGCCACCTACTCCAACGTCGAGCACGTGCTCACCACGGAGCCGGAGCGGATCGAGCGCTCGGCCATCCTCATCCTCTCGAGCGACCGCGGTCTCGCGGGTGCGTTCAACTCGCAGGTGCTGCGTGAGGCGGAGGAGCTGGCCGAGCTGCTGCGGAGCCAGGGCAAGGAGGTGGTGTACTACCTCGTCGGGCGCAAGGCCGCCGGGTACTTCACCTTCCGTCGCCGTGCGTCGGAGCAGCAGTGGGTCGGTGAGACCGACGTGCCGGAGTTCGACCTCGCGAAGTCGATCGGCGACCGTCTGCTCGAGGACTTCCTCAAGCCGGCCTCCGAGGGCGGCGTCGACGAGATCCACATCGTCTACAACCGCTTCGTCAGCATGCTGACGCAGACCCCTGAGGTCGTGCGTCTCCTGCCGCTCGAGGTCGTCGAGGGCGCGGAGGAGCCGACGGCTCAGGTGCTGCCGCTCTACGAGTTCGAGCCGGATGTCGGCACCGTCCTCGACGCGCTGCTCCCGGTCTACATCGAGAGCCGGATCTTCAACGCGCTCCTGCAGTCCGCGGCCGCCAAGCAGGCCGCGACGCAGAAGGCGATGAAGGCGGCGAGCGACAACGCCGACACGCTCATCCTCAACTACACCCGGCTGGCGAACAACGCCCGCCAGTCCGAGATCACGCAGCAGATCTCCGAGATCGTCGGTGGGGCAGACGCCTTGTCCCACACCAAGAAGTAA